The proteins below come from a single Cervus elaphus chromosome 4, mCerEla1.1, whole genome shotgun sequence genomic window:
- the NANOS2 gene encoding nanos homolog 2: MQLPPFDMWKDYFNLSQVVLALIQSRGQGSETQGTGEPRPGPHMEQDQGQGGRGTSGGLATLCNFCKHNGESRHVYSSHQLKTPEGVVVCPILRHYVCPLCGATGDQAHTLKYCPLNGGQQSLYRRSGRNSAGRKVKR; the protein is encoded by the coding sequence ATGCAGCTGCCACCCTTTGACATGTGGAAGGACTACTTCAACCTGAGCCAGGTGGTGCTGGCACTGATCCAGAGTCGGGGGCAAGGGTCGGAGACCCAAGGGACTGGGGAGCCAAGACCTGGGCCCCACATGGAGCAGGATCAGGGGCAGGGAGGACGGGGGACCAGCGGGGGCCTGGCCACCCTGTGCAACTTTTGCAAACACAATGGAGAGTCTCGCCACGTGTACTCCTCACACCAGCTGAAGACCCCGGAGGGCGTGGTGGTGTGCCCCATCCTGCGGCATTACGTGTGCCCCTTGTGCGGGGCCACCGGGGACCAGGCCCACACGCTCAAGTACTGCCCGCTCAACGGAGGGCAGCAGTCTCTCTACCGCCGCAGTGGGCGCAACTCAGCCGGCCGTAAGGTCAAGCGCTGA
- the LOC122692207 gene encoding myb-related transcription factor, partner of profilin produces the protein MASAAAGEAEETTRLRKPRFSFEENQILIREVRAHYPQLYGAQSRRVSVAERRRVWDGIAAKINGITSWKRTGQEVQKRWNDFKRRTKEKLARVPHSTQGAGPAAEDAFSAEEETIFAILGPGVAGSGASAGAEQPPAAASSQPPAPSACAQRFVLSEDRREDRRADTPAHSKGGSSSPEPWARASCNPQEGGCQPPKERESSSPPALQTVQLPRLALSPPPPAPPSLPPPPPPPQPPQQAQAAPSPPSPPPPPLPPPPAPDPSLDFLRAQQETANAIRELAGTLRQGLAKLSEALSALLPLLPGTPADPLPPPPPPPLPPRPILPPTPKVEVTPEPVSVVAAVVDGAVVAARGVIIAPRSEEGALRPPPAPLPPHDSPPHKRRKSFPTRKRRGRWKSP, from the exons ATGGCCTCGGCGGCGGCGGGCGAAGCGGAAGAGACCACCCGGCTGCGCAAGCCGCGCTTCTCTTTCGAAGAGAACCAGATCCTGATCCGCGAGGTGCGTGCCCACTACCCGCAGCTTTACGGCGCTCAGAGCCGTCGGGTGAGCGTGGCGGAGCGGCGGCGAGTGTGGGACGGCATCGCCGCCAAGATCAACGGCATCACCAGCTGGAAGCGCACGGGCCAGGAGGTGCAGAAGCGCTGGAACGACTTCAAGCGCCGCACCAAAGAGAAGCTGGCCCGCGTGCCGCACTCCACGCAGGGCGCCGGGCCTGCCGCCGAGGACGCTTTCTCCGCTGAGGAGGAGACCATTTTTGCCATCCTGGGACCGGGTGTGGCGGGGTCAGGAGCTAGTGCAGGGGCCGAGCAGCCCCCCGCGGCTGCTTCTTCACAGCCGCCAGCCCCGAGTGCCTGCGCCCAACGCTTTGTGCTGTCTGAGGATCGCAGGGAGGATCGACGCGCGG ACACACCAGCCCACAGCAAAGGGGGCTCCAGCAGCCCAGAGCCTTGGGCCAGAGCCTCCTGCAATCCCCAGGAAGGGGGCTGCCAGCCACCCAAGGAGCGTGAGTCCTCGTCCCCTCCAGCCCTGCAGACGGTCCAGCTACCCCGCCTGGCCTTGTCTCcaccgcccccagcccctccatCACTGccgccgccacccccacccccccagccacCGCAGCAAGCCCAAGCAGCACCctcgccccccagccccccaccccctccgctGCCTCCACCCCCGGCCCCAGACCCCTCCCTGGACTTCCTGCGGGCTCAGCAGGAGACTGCCAATGCCATCCGGGAGCTGGCGGGCACCCTGCGCCAGGGACTGGCCAAACTGAGCGAGGCCCTCAGTGCCCTGCTGCCCCTTCTGCCGGGAACCCCCGCTgacccactgcccccacccccgcccccacccctgccccccaggcccatcttgccccccacccccaaggtgGAGGTCACCCCAGAGCCGGTGTCCGTGGTGGCGGCCGTGGTGGATGGGGCCGTGGTGGCAGCCCGAGGGGTGATCATTGCCCCGAGGAGCGAGGAGGGGGCCCTCCGGCCACCCcctgcccctctcccaccccatgaCTCCCCCCCCCACAAAAGGAGGAAAAGTTTCCCTACACGGAAGAGGCGGGGGCGATGGAAATCTCCCTGA